CAGCGCCGTGAAGTCGTTCACCACCGCCAGCCGGTTCACCGCCAGTTCCTTCTTCAGGGAGGCGATCGAGAAGGACCAATGGTGGTTGGTCATCCTGACCTCGTCGCCGGTGACCGGATTGGCGATGCCGATGGCGCAGGCACGCGGGCCCTGCTGCTTGCCATGGTCCGACAGATAGCGCTGGATGGCCGCCGCCAGCGAACCATGCTCGGCGCAGCGGTAGCTGGCGATGTCGGACAGCGGCGCACCCGCCTCATGCGCCCAGGCCAGGCGGGCATTGGTGCCGCCGATATCGCCGAGCAGCCGCGGGTAGGTGAGGGTGGAGACCGTATTTGCCATGTTCGTGATGTTAATGAAAGCGCTTTCAGGCATCAAGCAATGGTTTACCCGGCGCCCCGCCGGGCGCGCCACGCGGGCCGTGCTTTTCTCATTGACCGCCGGCCGACGAGGCCCTATTCTGAAAAAAGAAAGCGCTTTCATAAAACCAAAAGCGTCCTCTTGCCACCCATGCCGCGGCAGCGCGGCCCTCCTGCCCATGAGTTTCACGCCCCCCTCCCGCACCGGCGACTTGCGCTGCGTGCTCAGCGCCCTCGGCCAGGGCAGCAGCGCGGCGCTGCAGCTGGCGCCGCAACCGTCGCTGGCCTTGCGGCCAGCAGCGGATCTGGCCGAGGCCGCCCGCGGCCTGCCGCAGCTGATGGTGAACAGCGACAAGCGCTTCCAGCGCATCGAGGGCTTTGGCGGCGCCTTCACCGAGGCCGCCGCCGTGACCTGGCAACAGCTGCCATGGGCCGAGGCGGAACGCCTGCTGCACGCTTACTTCGATGCGGCGCAGGGCCATGGCTACACGCTCTGCCGCGTGCACATGAACAGCTGCGATTTCGCGCTGGGCAACTATGCGCATGCCGAGGTGCCCGGCGATGCGACCTTGCAGAATTTTTCGATCGAGCGCGACCGGCGCGCCCTGCTGCCCATGATCAAGGCGGCGCAGGCGGTGGCGGCGCAGCCCATCAAGCTGCTGGTCTCGCCCTGGAGCCCGCCGGCCTGGATGAAGAGCAACGGCCAGATGAACCAGGGCGGCAAGCTGCTGCCGCAATACGCCGCCGCCTGGGCGCAATGCTATGTGCGCTTCATCCAGGCCTATGCGGCCGAGGGTGTGCCGGTCTGGGGCGTGACGGTGCAGAACGAGCCCGACGCCACGCAGCGCTGGGACTCCTGCATCTACAGCGCCGCCGAGGAGCGCGACTTCGTGCGCGACCATCTCGGCCCGGCGCTGCATGCCGCCGGCCTGGGCGAGGTGAAGATCGTCATCTGGGATCACAACCGCGACCAGATGGTGCAGCGTGCCGACACCGTCTACGCAGACGCGCAGGCGGCGCGCTATGTCTGGGGCTGCGGCTTCCACTGGTATGGCGAGGATGCTTTTGACCATGTGCGGCTGGTGCACGACGCCTGGCCCGACAAGCAGCTGCTCTTCACCGAGGGCTGCCAGGAGGGCGGCCCGCACCTGGGTTCCTGGGCGCTGGGCGAGCGCTATGCGCGCAACATCATCAACGACCTGAACCGCTGGACGGTGGGTTGGATCGATTGGAACCTGCTGCTGGACGAGACCGGCGGCCCCAACCATGTGGGCAATCTCTGCAGCGCGCCGATGCTGGCGGACCGCAGCTGCGGGCTGCTGATGCCGCAGAGCTCCTACCATTACCTGGGCCATTTCGCGCGCTTCATCAGGCCCGGCGCGCAGCGCCTGCTGTGCGCGGCCAGCAAGCAGGATCTGGAGTGCACGGCGGCACTCAATATGGATGGCGAGCTGGCCCTGGTAGTGCTGAACCGGAGCGAGGCGGCGCTGCGCTTTGTGCTGTGTATCGACGAGCTGGCCTGTGTGGCGGAGTTGCCGCCGCGCGCCATCGCCAGCTACGGCCTGGCACGATGACACGGCGCCGCGCCTTGCTGGGGGCGGGTCTCGCCGCGGCACTGCCGGTGCGCGCGGGCGCGCGCGCCGTGCTCACGGTGGCCGCCTTTCCGCTGGTGGACGAAATCGCCCGCGCCGCCACGCCGGCCTGGCAGCGCCTGCATCCCGAGGTGGAGCTGCGCGTGCTGAGCCGCCAGTACAGCGACCACCACACCGCCATGACCACGGCGCTCTCCACCGCGGTGGCCCTGCCGGACGTGATGGCGCTGGAGTCCAGCTTCGTCGGCCGCTTCGCCCAGGGCGGCGGGCTGGAGGATCTGCGCCAGCCGCCCTATGAGGTCGAGCGCTTTCGTGCGCGCCTGGTGCCCTATGCCTATGAACAGGCGGTCGCGCGCAACGGCGCGGTGGTGGCCATGCCGGCCGACATCGGGCCCGGCACCCTGCTGTACCGGCAGGACATCCTGAGCCGCGCGGCGCTCGCCGAAGACGATCTCACGCGCTCCTGGGAGCATTACGTGGCCGCCGGTGCGCGCATCAAGGCACGCACCGGCGCCTACCTGATCGCCCAT
This portion of the Paucibacter sediminis genome encodes:
- a CDS encoding glycoside hydrolase family 30 protein, translating into MSFTPPSRTGDLRCVLSALGQGSSAALQLAPQPSLALRPAADLAEAARGLPQLMVNSDKRFQRIEGFGGAFTEAAAVTWQQLPWAEAERLLHAYFDAAQGHGYTLCRVHMNSCDFALGNYAHAEVPGDATLQNFSIERDRRALLPMIKAAQAVAAQPIKLLVSPWSPPAWMKSNGQMNQGGKLLPQYAAAWAQCYVRFIQAYAAEGVPVWGVTVQNEPDATQRWDSCIYSAAEERDFVRDHLGPALHAAGLGEVKIVIWDHNRDQMVQRADTVYADAQAARYVWGCGFHWYGEDAFDHVRLVHDAWPDKQLLFTEGCQEGGPHLGSWALGERYARNIINDLNRWTVGWIDWNLLLDETGGPNHVGNLCSAPMLADRSCGLLMPQSSYHYLGHFARFIRPGAQRLLCAASKQDLECTAALNMDGELALVVLNRSEAALRFVLCIDELACVAELPPRAIASYGLAR